The bacterium genome includes a region encoding these proteins:
- a CDS encoding ABC transporter permease — protein sequence MNRRGYIVGRLGQMAVTFAVLAVLIFYMIRLIPGDPAITMLGIQATPDSVQELRHHLGLDRPVPVQFWIFVAGLAHGDLGQSVLVRAPVLDLVRQRLPLTLFLVTYAMILATLVTVPLGTVAALRKNSAVDQAIRGFSVFWISTPSFWVGILMLILFGVRLGWFPVGGGGQTFTGHVYYLFLPALTMGLGVSAVLTRNLRDAILSTLTAEHVVVARAKGLPGRRVVIRHVLRNAIISTITLLGLYIGFLVGGSVIIESVFALPGMGSEMVSAILGRDYQVVQGFTLVYAVLVSVVYLLTDITYALIDPRIAL from the coding sequence ATGAACCGCCGCGGGTACATCGTCGGCCGGCTCGGGCAGATGGCGGTCACCTTCGCCGTCCTGGCTGTGCTCATCTTCTACATGATCCGGCTCATCCCGGGCGACCCGGCGATCACGATGCTGGGGATCCAGGCCACGCCGGACTCGGTCCAGGAGCTGCGGCACCACCTCGGATTGGACCGCCCGGTGCCGGTGCAGTTCTGGATCTTCGTCGCCGGTCTCGCCCACGGCGACCTCGGCCAGTCGGTCCTCGTGCGGGCACCGGTGCTGGATCTCGTCCGCCAGCGGCTGCCGCTCACGCTGTTCTTGGTGACCTACGCGATGATTCTGGCCACGCTCGTCACCGTGCCGCTCGGCACCGTCGCGGCGCTGCGCAAGAACAGCGCCGTGGACCAAGCGATCCGGGGGTTCTCGGTGTTCTGGATCTCGACCCCGAGCTTCTGGGTGGGCATCCTGATGCTCATCCTGTTCGGGGTCAGGCTGGGGTGGTTCCCGGTCGGCGGCGGCGGGCAGACCTTCACGGGACACGTGTACTACCTGTTCCTGCCCGCGCTGACCATGGGGCTCGGCGTGTCGGCCGTGCTCACCCGAAACCTGCGCGACGCAATCCTCTCGACGCTGACCGCCGAGCACGTCGTGGTGGCGCGCGCGAAGGGGTTGCCGGGCCGGCGCGTGGTGATCCGTCACGTGCTGCGCAACGCGATCATCTCGACGATCACCCTGCTCGGGCTGTACATCGGCTTCCTCGTCGGCGGATCGGTCATCATCGAGTCGGTGTTCGCGCTGCCGGGGATGGGAAGCGAGATGGTGTCCGCGATCCTCGGACGCGACTACCAGGTCGTGCAGGGCTTTACGCTCGTGTACGCGGTGTTGGTGTCGGTCGTCTATCTGTTGACCGACATCACCTACGCCCTGATCGATCCCCGTATCGCGCTGTGA
- a CDS encoding ABC transporter substrate-binding protein: MKRRELLGRALGGAGLVALEGWRGAARVAAAQAGRRGGTLTWAYTTIPLRLDPMWTQARTDSTTISNIAQGLVRANANATAVEPALAERWTVSGNGLTYTFYLRQARFHNGKPVTADDVIASLERSRAYGVYKWSLADVKTFAKLNDTTVAIVMNSPVASILARLAMISNAIFPKDEVEAIGQKEFTKPIGTGPFMVRDWVPNDHLTLDANPHYWEMAPDGKPYPYLDQVIIKQVAEDTTRVLQIQAGDLNGSEAIPFSQIAALKRDPRGQLLPLPQQQVYFMVVQTTRPPFDDVKVRQAMSLALDRKVFVDRATGGLATSANSFMPKSGLYWNARASLPYDLTKAKQLVKESKYPTGRSGITLQLPSGSQIGRDNAVLAQQMWGEIGLQVQIQEVDGSALSAAWYKSSYDLISGYQWTNGMMDPDQLVQFFFIDPKMNTGYQPSDRAVQMVKAAAEELDPKKRAQLYYEIQNIYNTDVGGTIPLYYTPSVNYLTPNVKGFFRTPLGVPMYWTTWLNK, translated from the coding sequence GTGAAACGGCGTGAGCTCTTGGGACGGGCACTTGGGGGCGCGGGGCTGGTTGCGCTCGAGGGGTGGCGAGGCGCCGCGAGGGTCGCGGCGGCCCAGGCGGGCCGGCGCGGCGGCACGCTGACGTGGGCCTACACCACGATCCCGTTGCGGCTCGACCCCATGTGGACGCAGGCGCGAACGGACAGCACGACGATCTCGAACATCGCCCAGGGCCTCGTGCGGGCGAACGCGAATGCGACCGCCGTCGAACCCGCGCTCGCCGAGCGGTGGACGGTGAGCGGGAACGGCCTCACTTACACGTTCTACCTGCGGCAGGCCCGCTTCCACAACGGGAAGCCCGTGACCGCGGACGACGTCATCGCCTCCCTCGAGCGCTCCCGCGCGTACGGCGTCTACAAGTGGAGCCTCGCGGACGTCAAGACGTTTGCCAAGCTGAACGACACGACGGTCGCGATCGTAATGAACTCGCCGGTGGCCAGCATCCTCGCGCGGCTCGCCATGATCTCCAACGCCATCTTCCCAAAGGACGAGGTCGAGGCGATCGGGCAAAAGGAGTTTACGAAACCGATCGGCACGGGACCGTTCATGGTCCGAGACTGGGTGCCGAACGACCATCTGACCCTGGACGCCAACCCGCACTACTGGGAGATGGCACCGGACGGCAAGCCGTACCCCTACCTCGATCAGGTGATCATCAAACAGGTCGCCGAGGACACGACGAGAGTCCTCCAGATCCAGGCCGGCGATCTGAACGGCTCCGAGGCGATCCCCTTCAGCCAGATCGCTGCGCTCAAGCGCGACCCGCGCGGACAGCTCCTGCCGCTCCCGCAGCAACAAGTGTATTTTATGGTCGTTCAGACGACACGTCCCCCGTTCGACGACGTCAAGGTCCGCCAGGCGATGAGCCTGGCGTTGGACCGCAAGGTGTTCGTGGACCGTGCGACCGGCGGGCTGGCGACGTCGGCGAACTCGTTCATGCCGAAAAGCGGCCTCTACTGGAACGCGCGCGCCAGCCTGCCCTACGACTTGACGAAAGCGAAGCAGCTCGTCAAGGAGTCAAAGTATCCCACGGGGCGCAGCGGCATCACGCTGCAGCTGCCGAGCGGCAGCCAGATCGGCCGCGACAACGCGGTCCTCGCCCAGCAGATGTGGGGGGAGATCGGCCTCCAGGTGCAGATCCAGGAGGTCGACGGCTCGGCGCTGTCGGCCGCGTGGTACAAGAGCAGCTATGATCTGATCTCGGGCTACCAGTGGACGAACGGGATGATGGACCCCGACCAGCTCGTGCAGTTCTTCTTCATCGATCCCAAGATGAACACGGGCTACCAGCCGAGCGACCGCGCGGTGCAGATGGTGAAGGCGGCAGCCGAGGAGCTTGACCCCAAGAAGCGGGCGCAGTTGTACTATGAGATCCAGAATATCTACAACACCGACGTCGGCGGCACGATCCCGCTGTACTATACGCCATCGGTGAACTATCTCACGCCCAACGTCAAGGGGTTCTTCCGGACGCCGCTCGGGGTGCCGATGTACTGGACGACCTGGCTCAACAAGTAA